One segment of Mycolicibacterium sp. YH-1 DNA contains the following:
- a CDS encoding ABC transporter permease, giving the protein MSVFVDITPDESHVDSPAATAATNRWRGRLTRAALPLLSVVAFGVVWQVAAASGVWNQTFVPYPATVWKAFIDVSTTHDGVRGYAGYLLWEHLYMTLRRVLVGVVIGVGVGVLLGLVMGSVGWVRSVLEPWLTFLRALPPLAYFFLLVIWLGIDEAPKITLLALAALPPAAVATTAAVVAAPVGLTEAARALGATRIQVIRDVVVPSALPETFTGIRLAVGMAYSAVVAAELFNGIPGIGGLVKDASNYNNTPVVLVGIFAIGFSGLVIDGLLRAAERRAVPWRGKI; this is encoded by the coding sequence GTGTCCGTTTTCGTCGACATCACCCCCGACGAGTCGCATGTCGACTCGCCGGCAGCCACGGCAGCCACCAATCGGTGGCGCGGCCGGTTGACCCGTGCCGCACTGCCCCTGCTGTCAGTGGTCGCGTTCGGGGTGGTGTGGCAGGTGGCCGCGGCCAGCGGTGTCTGGAACCAGACCTTCGTGCCATACCCGGCCACGGTCTGGAAGGCCTTCATCGACGTGTCCACCACCCACGACGGGGTGCGCGGCTATGCCGGCTACCTGCTGTGGGAGCACCTCTACATGACGCTGCGCCGCGTCCTGGTCGGCGTCGTGATCGGCGTCGGCGTCGGCGTGCTCCTCGGGCTGGTGATGGGTTCGGTCGGCTGGGTGCGCAGCGTGCTCGAGCCGTGGCTCACGTTCCTGCGGGCCCTGCCGCCCCTGGCCTACTTCTTCCTGCTGGTCATCTGGTTGGGCATCGATGAGGCCCCCAAGATCACGCTGCTGGCGTTGGCGGCACTGCCTCCTGCGGCGGTGGCGACCACGGCGGCCGTCGTCGCCGCGCCGGTCGGCCTGACCGAGGCGGCGCGTGCGCTTGGCGCCACCCGCATCCAGGTGATCCGCGATGTCGTCGTGCCATCGGCGCTGCCCGAGACGTTCACCGGTATCCGGCTGGCGGTGGGCATGGCCTACTCGGCGGTGGTGGCCGCCGAGCTCTTCAACGGCATCCCCGGCATCGGCGGCCTGGTCAAGGACGCAAGCAACTACAACAACACCCCCGTAGTGCTGGTCGGCATCTTCGCGATCGGCTTCTCGGGTCTGGTCATTGACGGTCTACTTCGCGCCGCTGAACGGCGCGCCGTCCCCTGGAGAGGAAAAATATGA
- a CDS encoding glycine betaine ABC transporter substrate-binding protein, with the protein MRIRRIRALVAAAAVATLALAGCAVDNSGSDSSKPTLRLGYQTFPSGDLIVKNNKWLEEALPDYNIKWVKFDSGADVNTAFIAKELDFGALGSSPVARGLSAPLNIPYSVAFVLDVAGDNEALVVRNESGINSIPELRGKRIGTPFASTAHYSLLAALAQNNLTPKDVQLIDLQPQAILAAWERGDIDAAYTWLPTLDQLRKTGKDLITSRQLAKDGKPTLDLAVVANEFASAHPEVVDTWRQQQARALNLISDEPDAAAKAIAAEIGLAPEDVAGQLKQGVYLTPQQVASPEWLGSEGAVGNIAVNLQSASEFLAEQGQIPTAAPLKTFQDAIYVKGLPDVLTQ; encoded by the coding sequence ATGAGGATTCGCAGGATTCGAGCACTGGTGGCCGCGGCCGCGGTGGCGACTCTGGCCTTGGCGGGCTGCGCGGTGGACAACTCCGGGTCGGACTCCAGCAAGCCGACGCTTCGCCTCGGCTACCAGACGTTCCCCAGCGGTGACCTCATCGTCAAGAACAACAAGTGGCTCGAGGAGGCGCTGCCGGACTACAACATCAAGTGGGTCAAGTTCGACTCCGGCGCCGACGTCAACACCGCGTTCATCGCCAAGGAGCTGGACTTCGGCGCGCTGGGCTCCAGCCCGGTGGCCCGCGGCCTGTCCGCACCACTGAACATTCCGTACAGCGTCGCGTTCGTCCTCGACGTGGCCGGTGACAACGAGGCCCTGGTGGTCCGCAACGAGTCGGGTATCAACTCGATCCCCGAGCTGAGGGGCAAGCGCATCGGCACGCCGTTCGCGTCGACAGCGCACTACAGCCTGCTCGCTGCGTTGGCGCAGAACAACCTGACGCCCAAGGATGTTCAGCTGATCGATCTTCAGCCGCAGGCGATTCTCGCGGCGTGGGAGCGCGGTGACATCGATGCCGCCTACACCTGGTTGCCGACCCTGGATCAGCTGCGCAAGACCGGCAAGGACCTGATCACCAGCCGCCAGCTGGCCAAGGATGGCAAGCCGACCCTGGACCTGGCCGTGGTGGCCAATGAGTTCGCCTCGGCTCACCCCGAGGTCGTCGACACCTGGCGTCAGCAGCAGGCGCGCGCGCTCAACCTGATCTCCGACGAGCCGGATGCGGCCGCCAAGGCTATCGCCGCCGAGATCGGTCTGGCACCCGAAGACGTTGCGGGACAGCTGAAGCAGGGCGTCTACCTGACACCGCAGCAGGTGGCGTCCCCGGAGTGGCTCGGCAGCGAGGGTGCCGTCGGCAACATCGCCGTGAACCTGCAGAGCGCATCGGAGTTCCTCGCCGAGCAGGGCCAAATCCCAACGGCCGCACCGCTCAAGACGTTCCAGGACGCCATCTACGTCAAGGGACTACCCGATGTCCTCACGCAGTGA
- a CDS encoding ABC transporter ATP-binding protein gives MSSRSDTPVVRGGLRISNVAHRYGDVTALGPVDLDIEPGAFLVLVGASGCGKSTLLRLIAGFEQPTAGEVEIAGDAPTPGVTAGVVFQQPRLFPWRTVGGNVDLALKYAKVPRDRRTERRDQLLARVGLEGTADRKIWEISGGQQQRVAIARALAAETPLFLLDEPFAALDALTRERLQEDVRQVSAETGRTTVFVTHSADEAAFLGSRIVVLTRRPGQVALDLPVDLPRTGVDPDELRRSPEYTRLRAEVGRAVKAAAA, from the coding sequence ATGTCCTCACGCAGTGATACCCCCGTCGTCCGTGGCGGCCTGCGCATCAGCAACGTGGCGCACCGCTACGGCGACGTGACAGCGCTCGGGCCGGTCGATCTCGATATCGAACCCGGTGCCTTCCTGGTCTTGGTGGGCGCGTCGGGCTGCGGCAAGAGCACGCTGCTGCGACTCATCGCCGGGTTCGAGCAGCCGACCGCGGGCGAGGTCGAGATCGCCGGTGACGCGCCCACCCCGGGCGTCACCGCGGGGGTGGTTTTCCAGCAGCCGAGGCTGTTCCCGTGGCGCACGGTCGGCGGCAACGTCGACCTGGCGCTCAAGTACGCCAAGGTGCCGCGTGATCGGCGCACCGAGCGCCGAGACCAGCTGCTGGCGCGCGTGGGGCTCGAGGGAACGGCCGACCGCAAGATCTGGGAGATCAGCGGGGGACAGCAGCAGCGTGTGGCGATCGCGCGTGCGCTGGCCGCCGAGACCCCGCTCTTCCTGCTCGACGAGCCCTTCGCGGCGCTCGACGCGCTCACCCGCGAACGGCTGCAGGAGGACGTCCGGCAGGTCAGCGCCGAGACCGGACGCACCACGGTGTTTGTCACACACAGTGCCGATGAGGCGGCGTTCCTCGGCTCGCGCATTGTCGTGCTGACGCGGCGGCCGGGTCAGGTGGCTCTCGACCTGCCCGTCGACCTCCCGCGCACAGGCGTCGACCCGGACGAGCTGCGGCGCTCACCGGAGTACACCCGGTTGCGCGCGGAGGTTGGCCGCGCGGTCAAGGCCGCCGCGGCCTGA
- a CDS encoding TetR/AcrR family transcriptional regulator has product MSLTSKEPSANGLTRREELLAVATKLFAARGYHGTRMDDVADAVGLNKATVYHYYASKSLILWDIYKSAADFTVGALHDDPTATARETLYNFTRRLLVGIASDIERAAVYFQEGPYITEWFTEEQVAYIRTSETTVYEHVRDVMDRGIASGEFYDCDSHVLALGYIGMTLGAYRWLRPQGRRSAQEIAVEFSTALLRGLIKDETVRVESPLGIVVSQTSAAND; this is encoded by the coding sequence ATGTCCCTTACGTCCAAGGAACCGTCCGCGAACGGCCTGACCCGCCGGGAAGAACTGCTCGCGGTAGCCACCAAACTCTTCGCCGCCCGTGGTTACCACGGCACCCGCATGGACGACGTGGCCGACGCTGTCGGCCTGAACAAGGCGACGGTCTACCACTACTACGCCAGCAAGTCGCTGATCCTCTGGGACATCTACAAGAGCGCCGCCGACTTCACCGTCGGCGCCCTGCACGACGACCCGACGGCGACGGCGCGCGAGACGCTCTACAACTTCACCCGGCGACTGCTGGTCGGCATCGCCAGCGACATCGAGCGTGCGGCCGTCTACTTCCAGGAGGGCCCCTACATCACGGAGTGGTTCACCGAGGAGCAGGTGGCCTATATCCGCACGTCGGAGACCACCGTCTACGAGCACGTCCGCGACGTCATGGACCGTGGCATCGCCAGCGGTGAGTTCTACGACTGCGACTCGCATGTACTCGCGCTCGGCTACATCGGCATGACGCTGGGCGCCTACCGGTGGCTGCGGCCGCAGGGCCGGCGCAGCGCACAGGAGATCGCAGTCGAGTTCAGCACCGCGCTGCTGCGCGGCCTCATCAAGGATGAGACCGTGCGCGTCGAGTCTCCACTGGGAATCGTCGTCAGCCAAACCAGCGCGGCCAACGACTGA
- a CDS encoding acyl-CoA dehydrogenase translates to MKSTILSRRDLDFLLYEWLRVDDLTKRVRFVEHSRETFDGVLDLCEQLATRYFAPHNKTSDANEPTFDGTRVTVIGEVKEALDAFAAADLIGMTADENLGGAQLPVTVAQAAFAWIAAANVSTSGYVMLTVANANLIAHFGTEEQIDAFVRPMLAGRFLGTMALSETQAGSSLADITTRAEPVGDGTYRVFGSKMWISGAEHDMSDNIINLVLAKIPGGPAGTKGISLFIVPKFLVERDGAIGERNDVALAGLNHKMGQRGITNTVLNFGDGTFQPGGQPGAVGYLVGEPHRGLTYMFRMMNEARLGVGMGAVALGYTGYLKSLQYARERPQGRPPTAKDPSAPQVPIVEHADVKRMLLAQKAYVEGGLALALYCARLIDLQQTAESDDEAERVTHLLDILTPIAKSWPSQWCLAANDLAIQVHGGYGYTREYDVEQHYRDNRLNPIHEGTHGIQSLDLLGRKVTQHGGASLAVLGDAVQATLAQATTLGGEAAGLAATLGASWDRLLEVTAGMFASGDIEAALANSVVYLEAFGHVVVAWMWLEQFIAADGRDGDFYDGKRQAARFFFRYELPRTAPQFDLLESMDHTTLDMRDNWF, encoded by the coding sequence ATGAAGTCAACGATTCTGTCGCGCCGCGACCTGGACTTCCTGCTCTACGAGTGGCTGCGCGTCGACGACCTCACCAAGCGTGTCCGCTTCGTCGAGCACTCCCGCGAGACGTTCGACGGCGTCCTCGACCTGTGCGAGCAGCTGGCGACCAGGTACTTCGCGCCGCACAACAAGACCAGCGATGCCAACGAGCCGACCTTCGACGGCACCCGCGTCACCGTCATCGGTGAGGTCAAGGAGGCGCTGGACGCTTTCGCCGCCGCCGACCTGATCGGCATGACCGCCGACGAAAACCTCGGCGGCGCACAGCTTCCGGTGACCGTGGCGCAGGCGGCCTTCGCGTGGATCGCCGCAGCCAACGTGTCCACGTCGGGCTACGTCATGCTGACCGTCGCCAACGCCAACCTGATCGCGCACTTCGGCACCGAGGAGCAGATCGACGCCTTTGTCCGGCCGATGCTGGCTGGCCGGTTTCTCGGCACGATGGCGCTCTCGGAGACGCAGGCGGGGTCGTCGCTGGCCGATATCACCACCCGCGCCGAGCCGGTGGGCGATGGCACCTACCGGGTGTTCGGGTCCAAGATGTGGATCTCGGGCGCCGAGCACGACATGTCCGACAACATCATCAACCTGGTCCTGGCCAAGATCCCCGGCGGGCCGGCGGGCACCAAGGGTATATCGCTGTTCATCGTGCCCAAGTTCCTGGTGGAGCGCGACGGGGCGATCGGCGAGCGCAACGACGTGGCACTGGCCGGGCTGAATCACAAGATGGGCCAACGGGGTATCACCAACACCGTGCTCAACTTCGGCGACGGAACCTTCCAGCCCGGCGGCCAGCCCGGTGCCGTCGGCTACCTGGTGGGCGAGCCGCACCGCGGCCTGACCTACATGTTCCGCATGATGAACGAGGCGCGACTCGGTGTCGGGATGGGCGCGGTTGCGCTCGGCTACACCGGCTATCTGAAGTCACTGCAGTACGCGCGGGAGCGCCCGCAGGGCAGACCGCCCACGGCCAAGGATCCGTCCGCGCCGCAGGTCCCGATCGTCGAGCATGCCGACGTCAAGCGAATGCTATTGGCGCAGAAGGCCTATGTCGAGGGCGGGTTGGCGCTGGCCCTGTACTGCGCGCGTCTGATCGATCTTCAGCAGACGGCCGAGTCCGACGACGAGGCGGAGCGCGTGACGCACCTCCTGGACATCCTGACTCCGATTGCCAAGAGTTGGCCCTCGCAGTGGTGCCTGGCGGCCAACGACCTGGCCATTCAGGTCCACGGCGGCTACGGCTACACCCGCGAGTACGACGTCGAGCAGCACTACCGCGACAACCGGCTCAACCCGATCCACGAGGGGACCCACGGGATCCAGAGTCTGGACCTGTTGGGCCGCAAGGTCACCCAGCACGGCGGCGCGAGCCTGGCCGTGCTCGGCGACGCGGTGCAGGCCACCCTGGCGCAGGCGACGACGCTCGGTGGCGAGGCCGCCGGCCTGGCCGCCACATTGGGTGCCTCCTGGGACAGGTTGCTCGAGGTGACGGCGGGAATGTTCGCCTCCGGCGACATCGAGGCAGCGCTGGCTAACAGCGTGGTCTACCTCGAGGCGTTCGGGCACGTGGTGGTGGCGTGGATGTGGCTGGAGCAGTTCATCGCCGCCGACGGCCGCGATGGCGACTTCTACGACGGCAAGCGGCAGGCCGCGCGGTTCTTCTTCCGCTACGAACTGCCAAGGACTGCGCCACAATTCGATCTTCTCGAGAGCATGGATCACACAACGCTCGATATGCGCGACAACTGGTTCTAG
- a CDS encoding TetR/AcrR family transcriptional regulator produces the protein MTESQAGKRRPGGRTARTRSQVHAAVRALLGEGKDTPSVREVSERSGVHEVTIYRRWGSIESLILDVAVTQLNDESPFPNSGDLRRDILDWANSVTAQVKTHEGFALFRALAMARSALYVQDGTVPTVDATTYLRRRMDQIQIAIDRHEALHGGSAPTVEMIFDIVLAPIYLRAVFGYSSPDFEIEALVDRALQSGS, from the coding sequence ATGACGGAGTCACAGGCTGGCAAGCGGCGCCCTGGCGGTCGCACCGCTCGGACTCGGTCGCAGGTCCACGCCGCGGTGCGGGCGCTGCTCGGCGAGGGCAAGGACACGCCCTCGGTCCGTGAGGTATCGGAGCGATCCGGCGTTCACGAGGTGACGATCTATCGGCGCTGGGGTTCCATTGAGTCGCTCATCCTCGACGTCGCCGTCACGCAGCTCAACGACGAATCCCCGTTCCCCAACTCGGGCGATCTGCGACGCGATATCCTCGATTGGGCGAATTCTGTTACAGCACAGGTGAAGACGCATGAGGGGTTCGCGCTGTTTCGTGCGTTGGCCATGGCGCGGTCCGCGTTGTACGTCCAGGATGGGACCGTTCCGACTGTGGATGCGACGACCTATCTGCGTCGCAGAATGGATCAGATTCAAATCGCGATCGACCGCCACGAGGCCTTACACGGCGGCAGCGCGCCGACTGTCGAGATGATATTCGACATCGTGCTTGCCCCGATCTATCTCCGCGCAGTCTTCGGGTACTCGTCGCCGGACTTTGAAATTGAAGCGCTCGTTGACCGCGCGCTGCAGAGTGGCAGCTAG
- a CDS encoding SDR family NAD(P)-dependent oxidoreductase — MAPTHTSLKGKVAVVTGASSGIGAEICRELSQWGASVALVGRDAGRLDSVLDDLTSTGADAIRLCVDITDDDAPEQVIGGTLAAFGAIDILVHAAGIFLPTPFTDTPDSDLDAQWAVNVRAPFRLTRSAVEHLGEGSAVIFVSSICGHVGFPNSSAYCATKGAVELLVKSLTAEFAPKGIRVNAVSPGNVRTSINAHLLADKAYEQQMLDSTPAGRVGEVSDIAPAVAFLASPAASYIHGASLLIDGGWVAS, encoded by the coding sequence ATGGCCCCTACGCACACATCCCTTAAAGGCAAGGTCGCGGTCGTGACGGGCGCCAGCTCGGGCATAGGCGCCGAGATCTGCCGCGAACTCAGCCAGTGGGGCGCGTCGGTGGCCCTGGTCGGTCGCGATGCGGGCCGCTTGGACAGTGTCCTCGACGACCTGACCTCCACCGGCGCGGACGCCATCCGTCTGTGCGTTGACATCACCGACGACGATGCACCGGAGCAGGTCATCGGAGGGACGCTTGCGGCATTCGGCGCAATCGACATCCTGGTGCACGCAGCTGGCATCTTTCTTCCGACACCCTTCACCGACACCCCCGACTCCGATCTAGACGCACAGTGGGCGGTCAACGTACGCGCTCCGTTTCGCCTGACCCGTTCTGCAGTGGAGCACCTCGGTGAGGGCAGCGCAGTGATCTTCGTATCCTCCATCTGCGGACATGTCGGCTTCCCCAACTCGAGCGCCTATTGCGCAACCAAGGGTGCTGTCGAACTCCTGGTCAAATCGCTGACAGCGGAGTTCGCGCCCAAGGGCATCCGCGTCAACGCCGTGTCGCCGGGCAACGTGCGGACGAGTATCAACGCCCACCTGCTCGCCGACAAGGCCTACGAGCAGCAGATGCTCGACTCCACGCCGGCCGGCCGGGTCGGAGAGGTTTCCGATATCGCCCCGGCAGTCGCCTTCTTGGCCTCTCCTGCGGCCTCCTACATCCACGGGGCGAGCCTGCTCATCGACGGTGGGTGGGTCGCCTCCTGA
- a CDS encoding aminotransferase class III-fold pyridoxal phosphate-dependent enzyme: MLPNSTSPNLTSRRHGRDVNDVSAFTALVEESGLNAASPPLPEQVVESALATWFGMTGELTRIPTEKDDTFELDGNTGRHLVKVSGAQEDPGIVNLQTAALRHIEAASPRLPVPRMRQGTDGAYEYRLADPAHGGRVLRVMSFLSGAPLSGTAATPGQLQSVGAGQAAVTSALSRFHHFRQDRRLVWDLRHFPALRVLLDSIDDTAHRRLASQVFDSFHEVVAPRIPGLRHQVVHGDFSTHNILVDSGQAEFVSGIIDFGDTLRTAEIFDVAIAMSNLLDPDAADPWHRALDHLTGYRAHREIDADELAVLPVAVAARSAQRALIAQWRARRDPSRADYVLAHAAQDWHALEAVAAAPAPQAEFSPRRKPAMVNGFAAVDLARQPAPNRARIQRRQRLLGPGYQLFYTDPVDIARGSGVHLYDSDGHEYLDAYNNVASIGHCHPAVADAVAAQLRVVNTNTRYLQDQILDYSEDLLSTFPADLDRVTYTCTGSEANDLAIRIARAHTGAEGIIVTRNAYHGVTETVAAFSPSLGPTSPLGPHVRLIEAPDGGRLPGGDVAEFMRQQVRQAIADLNRHGYGLCALVADSIFSSDGVFATPTSVLGAVAQEVRRAGGLYIADEVQSGFGRTGDAWWGFQRHGVVPDIVTIGKPMGNGIPVAAVVLKRAVGNAFGDNVRYFNTFGGSNVPIAAAGAVLDVIRGDRLIENARTVGTYLLDELRSGCASREQVFEIRGAGLFIGVDIVEDRQSATPNGALAKQIVDDLRRNFVLVSASGPEGNVLKIRPPLVFGRAHADRLLEAFFAAFDRWSER, from the coding sequence ATGTTGCCCAACAGCACTTCTCCGAACCTCACCTCTCGTCGCCACGGCAGGGATGTGAACGACGTATCCGCGTTCACCGCCCTCGTGGAGGAGAGCGGGCTCAACGCCGCGTCACCTCCGCTGCCCGAACAGGTCGTGGAGTCTGCACTGGCCACATGGTTCGGGATGACCGGGGAGTTGACCCGGATTCCGACCGAGAAGGACGACACCTTCGAGCTCGACGGCAACACCGGGCGTCATCTCGTCAAGGTCAGCGGGGCACAGGAGGACCCCGGTATCGTGAACCTGCAGACGGCCGCCCTGCGGCACATCGAGGCGGCATCCCCGCGTCTGCCGGTCCCACGGATGCGCCAGGGAACAGACGGCGCCTACGAGTACCGTCTGGCCGACCCGGCACACGGTGGTCGGGTCCTGCGGGTCATGTCATTCCTGTCAGGAGCGCCACTGAGCGGTACCGCCGCCACGCCGGGGCAGCTCCAGTCAGTCGGGGCCGGGCAGGCGGCCGTCACCAGCGCATTGAGCCGATTCCACCACTTCAGGCAGGACCGGCGTTTGGTGTGGGACCTTCGCCACTTCCCGGCTCTGCGAGTGCTTCTCGACAGCATCGACGACACGGCACATAGGCGACTCGCGTCGCAGGTGTTCGACAGCTTTCACGAAGTGGTGGCACCGCGCATACCTGGGCTGCGACACCAGGTGGTGCACGGCGACTTCAGCACACACAACATTCTGGTGGACTCCGGGCAGGCCGAATTCGTCTCGGGGATCATCGACTTCGGCGACACCCTACGCACCGCCGAGATATTCGACGTGGCGATCGCCATGTCGAACCTTCTAGACCCGGACGCCGCCGATCCATGGCACCGAGCCCTCGATCATCTGACTGGCTACCGGGCTCACCGGGAGATCGACGCCGACGAGTTGGCGGTCCTTCCCGTCGCGGTTGCCGCTCGCAGCGCGCAACGAGCGCTCATCGCACAATGGCGCGCTCGGCGCGACCCATCACGCGCCGACTACGTCCTCGCGCACGCTGCGCAGGACTGGCATGCACTCGAAGCGGTCGCCGCCGCTCCAGCGCCCCAGGCCGAGTTCTCGCCTCGTCGAAAGCCAGCCATGGTCAACGGTTTTGCGGCCGTTGACCTCGCCCGCCAACCCGCACCCAACCGAGCTCGAATCCAACGCCGACAACGGCTCCTCGGCCCCGGATATCAACTCTTCTACACCGATCCCGTCGACATTGCCCGGGGGAGCGGTGTCCACCTGTACGACTCCGACGGCCACGAATACCTGGACGCCTACAACAACGTCGCGTCGATCGGACACTGCCACCCCGCCGTCGCCGATGCGGTGGCCGCACAGCTTCGCGTCGTCAACACCAATACGCGGTACCTGCAAGACCAGATCCTCGACTACTCCGAGGACCTCCTGTCGACCTTCCCCGCTGACCTGGACCGCGTGACCTACACGTGCACGGGGTCAGAGGCCAACGATCTCGCCATCCGGATCGCCCGCGCGCACACAGGCGCCGAAGGGATCATCGTCACCCGCAACGCGTATCACGGTGTCACCGAGACCGTCGCTGCGTTCTCACCGTCGCTGGGGCCGACCTCGCCGTTGGGGCCGCACGTGCGCCTCATCGAGGCCCCGGATGGGGGCCGCCTGCCGGGAGGCGACGTCGCGGAGTTCATGCGCCAGCAAGTCCGGCAGGCGATCGCCGACCTCAATCGACACGGCTACGGGCTGTGCGCCCTGGTGGCCGACAGCATCTTCTCCTCCGACGGTGTGTTCGCGACGCCGACGTCAGTGCTCGGCGCCGTTGCCCAAGAAGTGCGACGGGCCGGCGGTCTGTACATCGCCGACGAGGTGCAGTCGGGCTTCGGCCGGACCGGTGACGCGTGGTGGGGATTTCAGCGCCACGGCGTGGTGCCCGACATCGTCACCATCGGAAAGCCGATGGGCAACGGCATCCCGGTGGCAGCGGTGGTGCTGAAGCGCGCCGTGGGCAACGCCTTCGGCGACAACGTGCGCTACTTCAACACCTTTGGCGGTAGCAACGTGCCGATCGCCGCCGCCGGAGCCGTCCTCGACGTCATCCGCGGCGATCGACTGATCGAGAATGCCCGGACGGTCGGCACGTATCTGCTCGACGAACTGCGGTCGGGCTGCGCATCGCGCGAACAGGTCTTCGAGATCCGCGGCGCCGGGCTCTTCATCGGCGTCGACATCGTCGAGGATCGGCAGTCCGCAACACCGAACGGTGCTCTCGCCAAACAGATCGTCGACGACCTCCGCCGTAACTTCGTCCTGGTGTCGGCCTCGGGGCCCGAGGGCAACGTCCTGAAGATCAGGCCGCCGTTGGTCTTCGGTCGCGCACATGCCGACCGGCTGCTCGAGGCCTTCTTCGCCGCCTTCGACCGATGGAGTGAACGGTGA
- a CDS encoding 5-oxoprolinase subunit PxpA translates to MNTRSIDINADAGEGFGRWTLGDDAALFKFVTTTNIACGYHAGDPVTMRVAVTQARDAGVAVGAHPGYPDLLGFGRRALPATDSDVVDYIIYQVGALQALAASESVALTHVKPHGSLMGRICRSPELAVAIATQLQAVMAGLPLMFAPTAAFDAVRRAGLPAIPENAADLDFDDDGINIVEPRPESKDPEQVSDRAVEMARGSVTTVSGSTIAMPVRSICIHGDRPNAVAIAAAVRQRLERSGFVVHSHARTEAD, encoded by the coding sequence GTGAACACACGCAGCATCGACATCAACGCCGACGCAGGCGAGGGCTTCGGACGCTGGACCCTGGGTGACGACGCAGCCCTGTTCAAGTTCGTCACCACGACCAACATCGCATGCGGTTACCACGCCGGTGATCCCGTGACGATGCGTGTCGCCGTCACGCAGGCCCGCGATGCAGGTGTCGCCGTCGGCGCCCACCCCGGTTACCCCGATCTGTTGGGCTTCGGACGACGTGCGCTGCCCGCCACTGACTCCGACGTCGTGGACTACATCATCTACCAAGTCGGCGCGTTGCAGGCGCTGGCGGCTTCCGAATCCGTTGCCTTGACGCACGTGAAGCCGCACGGCTCCCTGATGGGCCGGATCTGTCGCAGTCCCGAACTGGCCGTCGCCATCGCGACACAGCTGCAGGCCGTCATGGCCGGGCTACCCCTGATGTTCGCCCCAACGGCCGCGTTCGACGCCGTGCGCCGCGCCGGACTGCCCGCAATCCCGGAGAACGCCGCCGATCTCGACTTCGACGACGATGGCATCAACATTGTCGAACCGCGCCCCGAATCCAAGGATCCCGAACAGGTGTCGGATCGTGCCGTCGAGATGGCACGCGGCAGCGTGACGACCGTATCGGGCTCCACGATCGCGATGCCCGTGCGTTCCATCTGCATCCACGGTGACCGACCGAACGCGGTCGCCATCGCCGCCGCAGTGAGGCAACGACTCGAACGGTCTGGCTTCGTCGTCCATTCGCACGCCCGCACGGAAGCCGACTAG
- a CDS encoding allophanate hydrolase subunit 1, which yields MRSAPYQILHDGTRVSFGGDEFIFVEVGEAMDLAKALRIQAITTALAQTDVVGLVDIVPANASYMLRIEPELAEQRQLIGLMAELHQRFADSNAVTLDTEIVEIPVWYDDPWSAETCMRFRDHHQSDTETDIQYTARVNGFSSVDELVLAHSSAPFIVTFPCFKPGNTESVQLVERSRQIQAPKYLRPRTDTPARAVAHGGAFTVVYPTRGVGGYQLLGRSPVPVVDLTQSIPGFETSMVLTRAASLLKFRVIDGDEYRHTRECSKAGHYEYRRRPVTFELARYLQNPDAYAAALTGHLR from the coding sequence ATGCGAAGCGCTCCCTATCAGATACTTCACGATGGCACCCGCGTGAGCTTCGGCGGCGACGAGTTCATCTTCGTGGAAGTCGGCGAGGCGATGGACCTGGCTAAAGCGCTACGGATTCAGGCGATCACGACTGCCTTGGCGCAGACTGACGTCGTCGGCCTGGTCGACATCGTTCCCGCCAATGCGAGCTACATGCTGCGGATCGAGCCGGAGTTGGCTGAGCAGCGGCAGTTGATCGGGTTGATGGCGGAACTGCACCAGCGATTCGCCGACTCGAACGCCGTCACTCTCGACACCGAGATCGTGGAGATCCCGGTGTGGTACGACGACCCGTGGTCAGCGGAGACGTGCATGCGTTTCCGCGACCACCATCAATCCGACACCGAGACCGACATTCAGTACACCGCGCGGGTCAACGGATTCTCGTCGGTCGACGAGCTCGTCCTGGCGCACTCGTCGGCCCCCTTCATCGTGACCTTCCCGTGCTTCAAACCGGGAAACACCGAGAGCGTTCAACTCGTGGAGCGCAGCAGACAGATACAGGCGCCGAAATACCTGCGCCCGCGCACGGATACCCCAGCCCGGGCCGTAGCGCACGGCGGCGCCTTCACCGTTGTGTATCCCACCCGCGGGGTTGGCGGATACCAGCTCCTCGGCCGGTCGCCCGTGCCGGTCGTCGATCTGACCCAGAGCATTCCCGGGTTCGAGACCTCCATGGTGCTCACGCGGGCGGCAAGCCTTCTCAAGTTTCGCGTCATCGACGGCGATGAGTACCGGCACACGCGTGAGTGCTCGAAAGCGGGTCACTATGAGTACAGACGTCGTCCAGTAACCTTCGAGCTGGCCCGCTATCTCCAGAATCCGGACGCGTATGCGGCCGCGCTCACGGGTCACCTCCGATGA